ACTCGTCACAGACTCTGACTTCATCTCCTGGGCATCCCTCGACAGGCATCTTATGCTCAGAACAGGTGTGACACACCAGGCGGCCACATGTACGACAATGATGTCGTCTGTTGAACTAaaggacaaaaaataataattaaaaggcaaaagtaattaagtaattaaGATTTTATTCTTCATGTGCCAATGGATTATATAATCAGCAGTCATGTGACTGGGTTCTTAGTTTCATTTAGTTTCCTTTTAACTCTTTATTTGGCTCTAAccatttacagttttattttcatagtcaaaagaaaaacaatctcaAGGCACTGTACAAAGAACCCCACAAATTCCTTACAAGCAAGCACCTGGTGactgtggagaagaaaaactctctttaacggGAGAAGCCTGTAGCAGAACCAAGCTGTATCGTACTGTTGTGCCCACTCACCATGGTGAACCTCTCACGCCTGCAGACCATGCACACATGGTGCTGGGTGTCAGGGACCCAGTCTTTACGGGCTGGAGGTTGGTCCGGAGGCTTGAACTTGGCAGGCGAGCGGCGTTTTCTCCCTGCTGAGCCCCgatctctctccctgtctgtgctGTTGTAGGAGGAGGTGTGTGTTGGGGTGCTGCCTgtagccagaaaaaaaaaaaaacacttttttttttttttttaaaaccagaaaCTTTAATCAACACTAGtacacccaaaaaaaaaacagtgttaagTATTATTCCAACTAAAGTGCTAAAGCAGCAACATATCAACTCCAGCAGTGCAGTTCTGTGGCTACATACAGGGGAATTCTCTATGGAGTGTAAACAGTATAATTCTGTCATTTTATCTCCATTAAAAATGTGCGAAGGCCTCACTTGCAGATGGTGTTGGAGAATCGAATCGACCGGATGTCTGGGAGCCATTGTCTTGAGCAGGACACATCATCAGTGCATCCTGGAGGCTGATTACCGAGTCTGGAAATGAAGAGTCACTCAGGCTGTGATAAAATGTGAGCTTGAAAATGctaaaacatctgttttgtaCCCaatcccattttttttttgtttttatttcagatcAAGTTCAATGATTTTTGAGCTAAGctaagaaatgttttcattattgtcaGTACAACATTTGAATTTCAGTGCAGATaatatatgtttacattttttatcttGCTTTTTTCACACTTGAATTTTGTCTTAAAAAAATAGAACTTTCTAAAATTAGGCTTCGATTACAACCATGTTAATGACTATCAATCATTATGTCTAAATAAAATTTGACATAATTAATGATCAAATTAACAAGACTACGAGTTTTACCATGATCACCTTTAACTGCTCAGTAATGGCAGGTTTTTGTCAATACTCTACAGATTAAGGGGTGATACACAGCCCCAAAGAGTTTGTGTAGGGATTTCTCTACACACATCAGTGTGTTGATCACACAGCACTGACCAGATCGAGACCTCTCCCTGGGGGCGCAGGAGAAGTCGAGAGCCTTGCTGGCGTAGTTTGCCAGGAGCTTATCAATGTCCTCAACACCAAAGCCGGCCTCCTGACCAACCAGCAGGCTCCGCAGGGTTCGCACTGCCACGTCTGCCCAGTCCACCTTCAGGTTCATCAACAACTGTTCCAGCATCAGCAGAGGCTCCGACAACAGGGAGAAATAGTCCTGCCTTGCTGATGGAGGCAGGGTCAGTAACACCTGGGAGAGGAAACACTGACATTACCACAACTTAATCTGAAGCAGTTATTGTGCTGCTTTGGTGTAATAACCATgttaaccaacatgttttacagATCCATTCATAACTCTCTACTCACTGACAGTTAAAATAACCTTCATTCAGAACCATTTAAAACATAGACAACCTGCAAACATCACCTTGTCAATTATTGAATTGTGGAAGAATCTGTAttttatacagtacattgatATTTATATCATACATTAACTAACCTTAGAGCCCAGATGAAGGGCGTGGATGTGTTGTCGACGTGTTGGAGACACCTGGCTCTGATAATGCAAGGTGAGGTAGTCAGCCAGGAAGTGACAGGCAGCCAATCCCGGGCGGCGGTCCAGAGCACGCTCACAAACGTCCAGGCCAACCACAAAATCAGAGATGCCCTCAAGTAACtgaagaaatacagaaaagtaGGACACATCTGTACTACAAAAAGATGTGTTTCAATGCAACTACAGAGGCATTTCTAAGTCATTTAAGGGTCTGTTCAGCTGTATGAAATCCATTATTTACTAAAGACTGCCCTTGAGTTTTCTTATGGAATTCCATACTTTTACTGTCATTAGCAAAAGATCAAATTTAGATTAAATTACTGAATCTGAGACTTCGTAATTGTGAGTGAAGGAACCGATTTTAATGTCAATTTAACCAAGAGCTGAGTGGTTGAGACCTTATAAACCTCATCTGTCTGTCCGTTCTCCAGCAAATAAAGCAAATGCTCAGTTTTTAGTTGCAGCCTGTTCTGGTCAGATACAGGATACAGCTCCACCCACTGGGCACAAACAGCAAACTCctgcaaaaacaaaggaaaacacattaaatataatatattttataaatgagaTAATATACTGAATGGATGGAGGTctaaataaacaacataatGCGGACTAACTAAACTATAGGTAAGTGTGCACTGTGCCTACTTTTGCCTCCAGCATCAATGACAACACTGACTCAGAGTTTGTCTTAGACTCAGTCCTCAGCTGCTGCCAAGTAGTCCAGGGCAACGGAGGCTGTAAATTGAACATCTGCACGGGGTAAACAGAACAAAGAGTTGTTATGTTGTAATGGAAACTACCCCACTGAGGAATGTAGTGCTTAATCATGACACAGACATGATTATGTAAGATATAGCATACTGAACGAACAAGTACTGACGCACAAAGACACAGCAAGTTGAATCTTAAGAATTCTGTCTCCTGTGCTTTTGCTTGCCAGGATTTACACGACTTCGCTTTGGTATGACAGGATTTACCGAGCGATAGATGTCCAGCTCTTTCTTCTTGAGCTCGACGTCTGTTCTCAGTGAGGCCTCTGTACTTGGGTCACTGAGGCAGAACTCAAGCAGCTCCAGGCACGCTGACAGAGGCCATCGCTCCAGACCCTGGAGGGCAACACGTGCTCGCAGGTTCGCATCCTGCACACGGAACAACTGGCCTATACCTCCCTCTCCATCTAAAAAacagacagcaacaaacaagaaacattacattacaaacaACTGTTGCATTatactatttatttttgtattacaCCTTTGTTGGTTGTTGGGAGAAGTTTAGATCTTAATAGTCAAATctgtttattcttcttcttcttctcttttcggctgctcccttcaggggtctccacagcgaatcatctgcctcaatttaaccctatcctctgtatcctcctcacccacaccaactatcctcatgtcctccttcactacatccaagaacctcctctttggtcttcctctaggcctccttcctggcagctctaacctcagcatccttttaccaatgtattcactgtccctcctctgaacatgtccaaaccacctcaatctggcttccctggctttttctccaaaacatctaacatgagctgtccctctgatgtcctcattcctgatcctatccatcctcgtcactcccagagagaacctgaacctgaacacacaagatatccacctttcttctctccatcatatcagccaactctctagttttccctgacaaagtcactacattcaaagtccctactctaagtcctacactcctccccttcctcttctctctttccctacgaacacgccttcctcctctcctcctttgaccaacagtagtccaatttccacttaaattttatgttggatgcccttcctgacacaaccctccgcatttacctggacttgggactggcacatgaagacactggattgcgtccccctgtggttgcattcaaatctgttcatttttaatgtgtggTTATTGATTGATCTGCCAATTAATGtataaaatgtccaaaaatgaatcaaaactcTTGAGAAGCTTATAGTAGCACACATTTTGTAATTTCTGCTTGGCAAAACCATTACATGAACTTTAATaagcttcttttcttttctcaccttCTAAGGCAGCACAGGAGAGTAACTGGTCTCTTAGTGCCCCCTCCTGGCTACAGCCTTGTCCATACAGCTCCAACAGGCTCAGGGCTTGGTTCAGGTCTTTTGAGACAAGAGCCTTCTGGAAGGCCTCAGCAGCCACAGCCTGGGCAACGTCTTCCTGAGGACCAGACAGTAGGAGATGGACGAGAGGTTTCCCACAAACAACACTGCTTAGTCCAGCAGAGCCATCCTCGCCCTCAGCTAACGGGGCACCCAGCACTGGTTCAGCCATGGTGTGAAGGTAGTCACGCAGAATAGGGAACTCTTTCAGAAGGTTATGTGCCTCATGCGAAATCTGTTCACCATCGAGGACAACCTCTTTACGCCCAGTGCGGAAATATCCAGACCATCCGGAGGACTGTGTCCGGGCAGGTTCTCCTTTACAGGCACTCAGGCAGGCCAGTGCAGCCAGTAAAGGGGAGCGAGACTTTAGGAAAGAAAGGGCCGATGGTGTGAGGAGGAAAGAGTTGGAGGAGGTTAAGGAGGAGGACTGAGAGGGTGACGAGCTGGAGAGGGTGGTGGGTGTAGCAGAGTGCTCTTCCACTGAGGCTTCAGACTCAGAGCTGGAATCAGGCTCAGGCTCTGTGATTCTCAGGGTTGGCATGTGCTCCTGAGCATGCTGCTGAAGCAGAACAGACAAACTGGCAACAGCAAACACTCCATCATTTTTTTTGGTCTCACTGGTGTCTCTTTCAGCACCTGGACAGGGGCGCCACAGAGGCAAAGTCTCACAGCACCGCTGGACAATCACCTGCTGAATGCTCAGATGCAGACCTTCCTGCTGCAGCAAGGACAGCACTCTGGAGATAAAACATGTCAGGAAGGGGTAAGATAAACTGTGCTTTCACACAgcttaaacaaaaaaagatttttcacCTGTGTATCTTAGCTGCAGTTCAGATAACGTCTAAATCAGTTTCTGTACCTGTCAGGAGACACCTGTCTGTCAAAAAGCAGGTGGGAGAGAAGCTGAAATGGGGATTGAAGCAACACCAGCAGCGGATTCCCAAGCTTCACTTCACTGCTCTGGTCTAAGAGAAACAGCAAGAGAGACATCTTAGGAAAAGACATGATACAAGAAGGACAGACAGCGACAGACCTTGGTACAGTCACTGTTTACTGTAGGCAGAATAGCTATATAGCAATTTAGTATAAAAGTAAGTTGATTAGCAAGTGCCTACTGATTTGACTGTGATGGTGTAATCTACAACATgcaaggtttaaaaaaaacaaaaaggacatCATCTCTCCTCAGTGACTAATTATTTTTACCTTCTGAACCAAGGCTGCGCACAAGCACAGATGCTAGTGTGTTTACGTAGTCGAGGAAACTGCGCACATAATCTGGTCTGGCAAGGTCTCTGTCTGGCTCGAAGGGGCAGAGCTGGTCCAGAGAAAGAAGCAGCTGCTTCATGCTGGAGCGCACGGGGTGGGCGTCCAGCTCCGACTGCTTCAGACTGGCCTGTTCAGCCAGTAGTGCTAGAAGAGCAGTGCCCACACTGCCCTCTGTTAGAGGAGAGTTAACATCAGACATTCAGGTTATTAAggttattcatttttttaaataacacgAAATGGGCCTCACTAATTTCGGACATATAAGTGAATATGTTGACTATTAGGGTTAACTGAATTTTTCAACCTCATTGAAATCTGACTAGCACAACAAAGAACGCATTAACTTTATACCATCTGAAAAACTGTGGTTACTGTGCCCACCTGCGCCATCTGTGGCAGCACTCAGAATGTGCAGGGTGGTCTCCAAACGCTGAGCGAGACTGAGCCGAGCAGCGATGGACTCCTCGCTCAGTGTTGGGTGGCAACACAGGAGCACCTCCTGAACGCAGCAAACAAATGGGCTGGCAAACACTTGGCCTTCCCCAGCAGCTTCTATGAACAAGAGCGGATCAATAACAAAGAAACTATTATTGAAAATTTGGttcatttttcaaatcaaatctATGGTCAGGAAATTTAACATCTGCACGTCTGCAGTTTGATTGGCCATTTTCATTATTTGACCAATGGACCAGTACACACAACACACTACACAATAGCAGTAATACTTGGATAActataaaaaagtataaaaacataattaaaacaaatttaacatattaataacacattttttatttctcaaaatTTGCATTCACCTGTTTTGACAGCGCCCTTATTCGTGGCAGAGTGATTCAGAATCTTGCTGATCTGTTGTAATACCATGGGAAATCCACAGATGCCCTCAGAATGAGGAACCTTTGGGTCAACTCTAACTCCTGAGGAGGCAGATATGGATAAAAGATGAAGTCCAAGAAAGTGCCCATGCAAAGCTgctaataaacacacacaactgtagTTGTCCTTGCTCCAGTCTGCATGCTAGAATAAATCTGTTCTCTTCTCTACCCATCATCAGAATCCCTGAAAATTCTTCTCATGTATAATGAACAGACCCTAAATTCAGGCGTCGTACCTCGAGCCTCCAGGCTGCTGTTAAGCCTGCGCTCTGCTGTGTCCAGCAGCTGTCGGGACGTCTTCCAGAGTTGACAGTGGCAGCATGCCAGGTCAAAGGCAGCCATGGCTGCTGGGCTGAGCTCCTCCAGGAGTGTGTAAAGGAGGCCAGAGGGGTCTGAAGAGCAGCAGCTCAGCCAGTAGTATTCCTCCAGTGAAGGCAATGGGTGAGCTGGTGTGCTGAGGAGACGCTCTGCTATGTCTGAGATGGAGTAAAAAGCCACACCTGCAGGAGGACACATACACCAGATATATAAGTCATCTATTATACACGGTATGTTAATGTAGTATatttcaaatacaaaaatacagcatataaatgtacatatatgCAAGTGTATATAACAAATATGAAGACAACTTAGAGTTATGTGACAGATTGTGATATCAGTATGTCTGAAacgtagaaaaaaaaaagtgtaacagTTGCACTTCTGTAATTTTGTGTAAAGAAATTCtgctattaatattttaaaaacatgtttgaccaGATGAAAAGtggtagaaaaaaaactgtaaagcaAAAAGTtgaacctgcagcagctgcacttCCGATGGCCTGCAGTGTTGACCGCCCGCTGCTGCCCAGCCGAGTCCTCCCTGTCCCTGGCACAGCTGTTGACCCCAAGCCCTCGGAGGAGGATGACGACGAAGACATGGACTGGCTTTCCATCTTCTGCTCCACCTGAGCCAACTCCACCAGGACCTCTTTGTAGCGCTCCATGAACACCAACTCGCCACAACAGGCGGACGTCCCCAGATCGAACACCAGAGACACCTGCAGAGCAGCCCCAGCTGATTACACATAACACAGGCTAATCCAGCTTTGCTATAAAGGCTCTTCACAATGGAAAGACTCAAAAAGCAATTCATACAAAACTGAACAACACTAAAGTggtatttgtttaaaaaacaaaaagttgttacacaaacacaatgagaGCACTTTGCCATACAGACCTGACGTGCTTCCATGAAGTTTCCTCGGCGGATGCAGGACATTAGGAGAGACTCTGGAGGGGACAACATGGCGGGAACGAGCCAGCTGTGAGGACCTCCACATGGACAAACCTCCAACTCTGCAGAACCCACTGCCGTCCCTCCTCCACCatctgaaaaaagacaaaactatcTGTCATAAATTcacaaaaataatatacatCTTCAAATTctcctgaagaaaaaaacatgagagaTAAGAGtcattcaaataaaacacaggctTCACTCTTAATCCAAAGTTTAATCCCCCTAATTCAAACACACCCAGGAAGATGaaagcaaatacaaacacatagTTCCTTATAATTAAGACCATATCAGGGTAAATCCATACTCAGACTGGTGTTTAGCCTTACCTGAAGCACTCGTGTTAGCTTCTCCATTGTTTTTCTCTATGGAGCTTTGTTTCTCTGTAGGATGTCTCCCtggtttcctcctcctcctcctcagactTGAGCTATTGGTGTGTGGCTGGGAAGTAGCAGTACAGCTGACCACTGACATCTGGAGAGGACTTTCTGAGCCTGCAAGTAGATTTACCAAGACTCAACAGATGTGTTCAAAAGTCTACTCGAATGTCATACACCCCTAATGCTAACACAAacaatgtaaacacagacatCCACTCCATAAGAAGAAAAGTGTGGTACAACATCAGTTAGAACTACTTGATTTTCTGCCTTGTCTAACATGTACATGTAGACAGTAAACCATAAGTTTGTGTTTCTCACCACTTCCACTACTATGGTTGCTGTTGATGATCTGCAGCCTCCACTGAGCCTCTGCAGTGCGTTTGGACAGTCTTTGCAGGCGAGTCCCAAAGGTCTCAGCTGTCACAGAGCAGCCGAGACTCTCCGCCGCCTTGGCCTCTTGAGGCAGTGCCCTTCCCGCCTCCTGTCCCTCCTGCTGGCCTACCACACACATGCCCTCTAACCCTTCTTTCAGCAGCTTCAGAAAACCCTCCATGGCTGTCACATCACCCACAAACCCCCTGCAGCCCTGGATTAGGTGTCCCAGGTCTAGATGGCTAGAGTGGGCTGCTGTTAATGAAGTTGGATGCACATTTTGGCTCTCTCTCCTGTTGTCCTCAGTCTCATCTATCTTTCCTTTGCCTCCTAGCTCTAAATCTGTGTTTCTTGACAAACAGTCTTGAGTGGAATTTCCTGTGTTCAGATTtgagtttgtgtctttttgaaTCTGCTGTGAAAAGTCAGCAGTGGACAAAAAGAGAAGGGAGAAGATATTCTCCAAGAGCTCCAGGCGGAACATGGCAGGCACAGCCTCCAGATAGAGCTGACACTCTGACAGGTAATGCTGGAACTGCAAATGGTAACCTGGAAAAGACAACAAACAGAAGAGAACAAGGTCAGAAAAACTAAGGATGAAAACTGTGTcatcttaaaaaagaaaaacaatctaaGATTCTTGTTTGGCTTGCTTGTTTCTAGATTTAGCAATATTTACTTCTGTGTTTTCCTTAATACTGTGATTTAACACAGCCAAAACAAACTCAGATATTAACATGGTCTGGTCATGAAGTCAATGTCTATGGATTCCGCAAGTGAATGTATTCTGCAAGTATGAGTATGATCAGCTataaaaagcaaacaggaaacatttcTGTGCTTCATCATCAAATGAAAACTTCACAGCCTCCATACCATCTGAGGAAGGAGCAGCTTGGTTTTGGTCCAATTCTGCTTCAGATGGTTGCTGCCATTGCTTGTGCATGGACTCACACTTGCTGCAATTGGAGTATTTATGTGCATTTACACAGAGAGCATAAATGGCATACTTCATGGCACAGAACCCCTGGAACAAAACAATGTTCCTCTGCACACTAGGGCTGAGAGGGCTGATGGCTTCAGTGTCCTCTgcaagaaaaacagaatcacaGGCAGGGTAACATTGCTATGGAATTACCAAGCACAATATTTCAAACTCCACTGAACAAACAAGTGAACGATATAAACCTGTTCCCGAAGAATTTGGAAGTTGCTGCAGCAGATCCAGTATCTTGCGCTCCTCAAGTTGAGGCAAAGGAGTCAGGGAATGCAAAATATAGAGGGCAGAATGATTGTCCAAAGTGTGAAGCTGTGCCAGCAACGCCTCAGTGGAAATATCTCTGCACAGTAAGAAAAGATACAAAAGAAGCATATAGTAGATATAAAATATGACCAAGATGGCAGTCAAAcgttaaaaagaacaaaacaaatgcttaCGGATTGTTAGTTTTACACCACTCAAGTATTCTGAGCTGTGAGGACAAAAGATTGGCGAATTCCTGCAGAACAGAGTCATTGACTGGTGCCTAAAAAGTTAATAAACACTGTATCAGCAAAGTATTACACCTGAATGTTAAAATATTGATCAGTGTACTGATCTGTGATCAGACTCTAAAGCTGTTAGTGCTGGATAGGGAGGAATTCTGACCTGGTCTCGGTGAAGGACACTGAGCAGCATTTGAGCTGAGCTCAGGCTGCGACAGTGAGTCCATCCCAGGAGCAACACCAGACGAGCCAGTGGTTGAAACTCCAGCCTCAGTAACTCTTTCAGCTGAGAAAACTCCTCGTGTTTAATCAGGTCAAGTGCAGTAACCTGCAGAGAGGATCCAACCTTATTACATTACTGAATTTTGTCACATGGTTGCATGTAATACTAGAAAATATGTACCATTATAATGGTATGAAAGAAGACTATCTACAGTTTGTTGCTTCTTGTCAAAACATAAATCTGGCTCTAGACACTTAAACTGATCTTGAGCTACTCAATTTATCCTCTGGGATAACTAAGGTTTAGcttattatcttatcttaaactTCACATTTTTCCCCAATGGTCCTGGCACACTTACCAAGACTTGCTCAAGGAAGTGCTTCCCACTATTAAGGCACTCAAAATAGATGGTCTTCCAAATGGATGGACGATCCTCATGGCAACATAAACTGAGGGCCAACTTCTCTGCTTCAGGAAGGTGAACTAATAGTGATGAAAACACACCAACAGGTTAATACGAGAATCAATACAGataatacatatataattaATTACATAAAGATTCCAATAACCATCACTGGTATTTGAGCTGCATTAATGGCAGATCAATTTTACATGTGGTGTAAGAAATAAGAATAAAGTCTACCCTGTTACTAAAGAACAAGCTGTCATATGTACATTTTTGTCACACTATGTAAAAAC
The nucleotide sequence above comes from Mastacembelus armatus chromosome 22, fMasArm1.2, whole genome shotgun sequence. Encoded proteins:
- the zfyve26 gene encoding zinc finger FYVE domain-containing protein 26; translation: MHPFGREAETSLQDLFEYFKRCLRHGEWELASACVPQLVTSTGGHSEKLRDIIKAIVHHPYHLKWESVGSPHRLAWFWLQVLEKWTEEQVSPGVRRELEFLLLLEELGSDGIPHTVLKELQKAFSDRQSNQKAAESSRTIDAAVESCLQTLLEKKKPRLAQSLAHFLQDQSRTDDCTLQHTFIQHLVKKLRKPERQLGKVEEWVEEIYAVLAVMPWSSCSNGGQFEALCELLWAARDGPLKEERILSSLFRPRCDVLVSAYCSTALRLQRDHLLRSAPDTRVHLPEAEKLALSLCCHEDRPSIWKTIYFECLNSGKHFLEQVLVTALDLIKHEEFSQLKELLRLEFQPLARLVLLLGWTHCRSLSSAQMLLSVLHRDQAPVNDSVLQEFANLLSSQLRILEWCKTNNPDISTEALLAQLHTLDNHSALYILHSLTPLPQLEERKILDLLQQLPNSSGTEDTEAISPLSPSVQRNIVLFQGFCAMKYAIYALCVNAHKYSNCSKCESMHKQWQQPSEAELDQNQAAPSSDGYHLQFQHYLSECQLYLEAVPAMFRLELLENIFSLLFLSTADFSQQIQKDTNSNLNTGNSTQDCLSRNTDLELGGKGKIDETEDNRRESQNVHPTSLTAAHSSHLDLGHLIQGCRGFVGDVTAMEGFLKLLKEGLEGMCVVGQQEGQEAGRALPQEAKAAESLGCSVTAETFGTRLQRLSKRTAEAQWRLQIINSNHSSGSGSESPLQMSVVSCTATSQPHTNSSSLRRRRRKPGRHPTEKQSSIEKNNGEANTSASDGGGGTAVGSAELEVCPCGGPHSWLVPAMLSPPESLLMSCIRRGNFMEARQVSLVFDLGTSACCGELVFMERYKEVLVELAQVEQKMESQSMSSSSSSSEGLGSTAVPGTGRTRLGSSGRSTLQAIGSAAAAGVAFYSISDIAERLLSTPAHPLPSLEEYYWLSCCSSDPSGLLYTLLEELSPAAMAAFDLACCHCQLWKTSRQLLDTAERRLNSSLEARGVRVDPKVPHSEGICGFPMVLQQISKILNHSATNKGAVKTEAAGEGQVFASPFVCCVQEVLLCCHPTLSEESIAARLSLAQRLETTLHILSAATDGAEGSVGTALLALLAEQASLKQSELDAHPVRSSMKQLLLSLDQLCPFEPDRDLARPDYVRSFLDYVNTLASVLVRSLGSEDQSSEVKLGNPLLVLLQSPFQLLSHLLFDRQVSPDRVLSLLQQEGLHLSIQQVIVQRCCETLPLWRPCPGAERDTSETKKNDGVFAVASLSVLLQQHAQEHMPTLRITEPEPDSSSESEASVEEHSATPTTLSSSSPSQSSSLTSSNSFLLTPSALSFLKSRSPLLAALACLSACKGEPARTQSSGWSGYFRTGRKEVVLDGEQISHEAHNLLKEFPILRDYLHTMAEPVLGAPLAEGEDGSAGLSSVVCGKPLVHLLLSGPQEDVAQAVAAEAFQKALVSKDLNQALSLLELYGQGCSQEGALRDQLLSCAALEDGEGGIGQLFRVQDANLRARVALQGLERWPLSACLELLEFCLSDPSTEASLRTDVELKKKELDIYRSMFNLQPPLPWTTWQQLRTESKTNSESVLSLMLEAKEFAVCAQWVELYPVSDQNRLQLKTEHLLYLLENGQTDEVYKLLEGISDFVVGLDVCERALDRRPGLAACHFLADYLTLHYQSQVSPTRRQHIHALHLGSKVLLTLPPSARQDYFSLLSEPLLMLEQLLMNLKVDWADVAVRTLRSLLVGQEAGFGVEDIDKLLANYASKALDFSCAPRERSRSDSVISLQDALMMCPAQDNGSQTSGRFDSPTPSASSTPTHTSSYNSTDRERDRGSAGRKRRSPAKFKPPDQPPARKDWVPDTQHHVCMVCRRERFTMFNRRHHCRTCGRLVCHTCSEHKMPVEGCPGDEVRVCDECYAYFHPDSDDELEPAEVAGSPVVTEDTLDGMLHLPEVVHRKFQLSTNPAENQLLRCEFYYEQAPSAYLCVAILSLHSDQTSCGHQLISHCRSLSRKLTNPEVDACLLTDIMQQLLFSAKLMFVKVGRSQDLALCDSYISKVDVLKILVSANYKYIPSLDDILETSAVARLRNQLLEAEHYQLAVEVSTKSGLDPGGVWQAWAMASLKAGNLSGAREMFSRCLKAPMDRNQLNLGPLLLQEIVKHLETTVRPTMSTPFGEDILASLRELEGILNDSSPVERLEGHRLSSSLHHECLYYLNSYGTHLALISFYMRHDYMNEALTYLLNKDCPEEVFLEGVLQPSLEQGRLGMLQGILEKLDPSLEACSRYLIASCQFLQRRGYFHTLYQLQQFMMDHVRAAMTCIRFFTHGASSYLELGEQQRWLVRAKEHLRTYLQEQQGRGAGRRKSQVNSIRKMMSSSDVSRHMNTIELQLEVTRFLHRCETATFSKALQSSASSSKSSRSSSPPTLFGGSPMKVEVACKVMLGGKNIEEGFGIAYRVIQDFQLEAQAVYISAGQRLVRQRQYGAVRQLLKCVSESGTATKQDCDALILSCVSIADKGPADAKELESLILETKSSETKIKAYLLCGKLRPAYLLAVKLEATRAGPLVQDVLQAAEEAQDSVMQNICRQWLSEHQNKSSQQRQGRPNAR